Proteins encoded in a region of the Triticum dicoccoides isolate Atlit2015 ecotype Zavitan chromosome 3A, WEW_v2.0, whole genome shotgun sequence genome:
- the LOC119270962 gene encoding eudesmanediol synthase-like, with protein MAVNSADDAASRPRMINAGSAATRGAFAASEWGGFFITHDPPHPQRSEEWMRERVEELKGRVRTMFSDDSVAEAVTLMDSLECLGVDGHFREEIESAISRIVHPDESAGSDDLHVVATRFRLLRQHGIWVSTDALDNFRDGMGNFKASLSSDPRALLSLYNAAHMAVPGDGPALDDVINFTRHQLEAIAAKGELRSPLAEQVARALDHPLPWFTRLLETMYYVGEYAREETHDNTLLELARLNSHLMRSLHLRELKALSLWWRDLYDTVNLPYTRDRMVEVYFWSCGMIPEEEHSRARLMFAKTFGLVTFLDDTYDVHATLEECHSFTEAMQRWDDSAVSILPEYLRMPYIKTLSNFKDFENMLKPHEKYRMSYARKAYQLQAEYYMQEAQWSNDKHRPTFKEHEELSVMSSGLPMLNLVALMGYGAIATKKVFEWTCAVPDVVRAGAQIGRFLNDISSYKLGKNKKDVASIAECYMVEKGTTGEEAVAAIAAMTEDSWRTMNQACMAMNRVLLPAAQLVVNIARSNEVIYLRGRDGYTFGSHVKDLVTMLFLAPIPL; from the exons ATGGCCGTGAATAGTGCTGACGATGCTGCGAGCAGGCCGAGGATGATCAACGCCGGTAGCGCTGCAACCCGTGGCGCCTTTGCTGCGTCGGAGTGGGGCGGTTTCTTCATCACCCACGACCCTCCTCACCCGCAG AGGTCGGAGGAGTGGATGAGGGAGAGGGTGGAGGAGCTCAAGGGGCGAGTGCGCACGATGTTCTCCGACGACAGTGTGGCCGAGGCGGTGACATTGATGGACTCACTTGAGTGTCTCGGCGTGGATGGCCACTTCCGCGAAGAGATTGAATCGGCCATAAGCCGGATCGTTCACCCGGATGAGTCCGCTGGTTCTGATGACCTTCATGTTGTCGCGACTCGGTTTCGGTTGCTTCGGCAGCATGGGATATGGGTGTCCACAG ATGCCTTGGACAACTTTAGAGATGGCATGGGCAACTTCAAGGCAAGCCTGAGCAGTGACCCGAGGGCTCTACTAAGCTTGTACAACGCAGCTCACATGGCGGTACCGGGTGATGGCCCGGCCCTCGACGATGTCATCAACTTCACACGACACCAGCTCGAGGCCATTGCAGCAAAAGGTGAGCTCCGGTCGCCGTTGGCGGAGCAGGTCGCCCGCGCCCTCGACCACCCTCTCCCGTGGTTCACCAGGCTGCTAGAGACCATGTATTACGTTGGTGAGTATGCGCGGGAGGAGACGCACGACAATACGCTGCTAGAGCTTGCTAGGCTCAACTCTCACCTCATGAGGTCTCTTCACCTCAGGGAGCTAAAGGCACTGTCCTT GTGGTGGAGGGATCTTTACGACACGGTGAATCTACCGTACACTCGAGACCGTATGGTGGAGGTCTACTTTTGGAGTTGTGGAATGATCCCTGAGGAGGAACACTCACGCGCACGATTGATGTTCGCCAAGACGTTTGGGTTGGTGACTTTTCTTGACGATACCTATGATGTCCATGCCACCTTAGAGGAATGTCACAGTTTCACCGAAGCCATGCAGAG ATGGGACGATAGCGCGGTTTCTATTCTACCTGAATACCTTCGCATGCCATACATCAAAACGCTAAGCAACTTCAAAGATTTTGAGAATATGTTGAAACCGCACGAGAAGTACCGCATGTCTTATGCAAGAAAGGCG TACCAGCTGCAGGCGGAATATTATATGCAAGAGGCCCAATGGTCCAACGACAAGCATCGGCCGACCTTCAAGGAACACGAGGAGTTGTCGGTCATGTCTTCGGGCTTGCCCATGCTTAACCTTGTGGCCCTCATGGGCTACGGCGCCATAGCAACCAAGAAGGTATTCGAGTGGACATGTGCCGTTCCTGACGTAGTCCGTGCCGGTGCACAGATCGGTCGCTTCCTCAACGACATCTCCTCTTACAAG TTggggaagaacaagaaggacgtgGCTAGCATTGCGGAGTGTTATATGGTGGAGAAGGGCACGACAGGGGAGGAGGCCGTGGCGGCAATTGCCGCCATGACGGAGGATAGTTGGAGGACGATGAACCAGGCGTGCATGGCGATGAACCGTGTGTTATTGCCAGCGGCGCAACTGGTGGTGAACATAGCAAGGTCGAACGAGGTCATCTACCTCCGCGGTAGGGACGGTTACACCTTTGGTAGCCATGTGAAGGACCTTGTCACCATGCTTTTCCTCGCCCCCATTCCCCTTTAA
- the LOC119266694 gene encoding protein FAM133-like encodes MDAKKFLQMVEDKKKRLLEKKEAPLKWQQKLEAAIKATEEKEKKLKSKKHRRRSYSSSESDSESESDSDRKHRKRKDRRRHRKHGHSDSDGARRRKHRSKRRSSDSSDESDSDEYDSESEEERRRKKHSHRRKHRRHSSRSESDASDYSSDDDERRSTRKDHTRSRRRRHRSSDDESEDKIRSRHRKRHRSSDEDKPSDSDNHKRHRSRSLSLDDGAAGEPDKMNDGKGSHKSRHPRRHHHHHHDHHANSAEPSDGKQLV; translated from the coding sequence ATGGATGCCAAGAAGTTCCTGCAGATGGTCGAAGACAAGAAGAAGAGACTCCTCGAGAAGAAGGAAGCCCCACTGAAATGGCAGCAGAAACTGGAAGCGGCAATTAAGGCCACTGAAGAGAAGGAGAAGAAGCTCAAGTCAAAAAAGCACAGGAGGCGAAGCTATTCTTCCTCAGAATCTGACAGTGAATCCGAGAGCGACAGCGATCGGAAACACAGGAAGAGGAAGGACCGCAGAAGGCACAGGAAACATGGCCACTCTGACTCTGATGGTGCCAGGAGGCGCAAGCACAGGTCAAAGAGGAGGAGCTCAGACTCTAGCGATGAGAGCGACAGTGATGAATATGATAGCGAATCTGAAGAAGAGCGCCGAAGGAAGAAGCACTCGCACAGGAGGAAGCATCGCCGTCACTCTTCAAGGTCAGAGTCTGATGCTTCAGATtacagcagcgatgatgatgagcGAAGGTCAACCAGGAAGGACCACACTAGGAGCCGGAGGCGCCGCCACCGATCATCAGACGATGAATCTGAGGACAAGATCAGGTCAAGGCATAGGAAGCGCCACAGATCAAGTGACGAGGACAAGCCATCAGATTCTGACAACCATAAGCGCCACAGGAGCCGCTCTCTGTCCTTGGATGATGGAGCTGCCGGTGAGCCAGACAAGATGAATGATGGCAAGGGGTCTCACAAAAGCAGACACCCCCGCCGCCACCACcatcaccatcatgatcaccatgccAACTCTGCTGAACCCAGTGACGGGAAGCAACTCGTGTAA